The Antennarius striatus isolate MH-2024 chromosome 23, ASM4005453v1, whole genome shotgun sequence genome has a segment encoding these proteins:
- the LOC137590566 gene encoding galactose-3-O-sulfotransferase 3-like isoform X1, which translates to MAVVPLKPNEMIQKKIFLLIIVITTVSVLVHHGNLVSWTMDAFYFGCSSFPSHPVLDQKPKHTNVAFLKTHKTASSTMQNLFFRFAERHNLTVALPIQSCSHQFCYPNSFNTHFVHPHTIPPNIIASHMRFNIKELRRLMPNDTIYITILREPSFMFESAFNYYFNYCHSFRRVPNRSLEAFLADPWRYYQPDEKDSMIARNNLAFDFGKDKDHPATDVKFVQDYLAEVEQTFSLVMIADYFDESLVVLRHLLSWDLDDILYLKLNMRKEDSKQKLTPDLVSKIRAWNALDTYLYDYFNASLWHQIAALGLGCVAKEIRELRQAQERLMRSCFNGQVQLRSSMQIKNKNLRPWQPRGTVDIMGYDLPGNISHGLSSHAQELCLKLVIPEIRYSRLLLHSQSMRYYHRHQLRTTQQTATVQKVRSLQVKHVELPPDPTAPTAQKGSTPQKMHDETQSRNPNLTT; encoded by the exons ATGGCTGTGG TCCCACTGAAGCCCAACGAAATGATTCAGAAGAAGATATTCCTGCTGATTATTGTCATCACTACTGTCAGTGTCCTGGTTCACCACGGGAATCTTGTGAGTTG GACCATGGATGCTTTCTATTTTGGTtgttcttcctttccttcccaCCCTGTCCTGGACCAGAAACCGAAGCACACCAATGTTGCCTTCCTCAAGACACACAAAACGGCCAGCAGCACCATGCAGAACCTCTTTTTCCGTTTTGCAGAACGCCACAACCTGACGGTGGCGTTGCCAATCCAGTCCTGTAGTCACCAGTTCTGCTACCCCAACTCCTTCAACACTCACTTCGTCCACCCGCACACGATACCGCCGAATATCATCGCTAGTCATATGCGCTTCAACATAAAGGAGCTGCGGCGTCTGATGCCCAACGACACCATTTATATCACCATCCTGAGAGAACCCAGCTTCATGTTTGAGTCCGCATTCAATTACTACTTTAACTACTGTCATAGCTTCAGGAGGGTCCCCAATCGTTCCCTGGAGGCTTTCCTAGCAGACCCCTGGCGCTACTACCAACCCGATGAGAAAGACTCTATGATCGCACGCAACAACCTGGCGTTCGACTTCGGCAAAGACAAGGATCACCCAGCAACAGATGTTAAGTTCGTACAAGACTATCTTGCAGAGGTGGAGCAGACCTTCTCCTTGGTGATGATTGCTGATTACTTTGACGAGTCGCTGGTTGTCCTTCGCCATCTCCTCTCCTGGGATCTGGACGACATTCTTTATCTTAAGCTCAACATGCGGAAGGAAGATTCTAAGCAGAAGCTGACCCCGGATCTTGTTTCAAAGATCCGTGCCTGGAATGCTTTAGACACGTATCTTTATGACTACTTCAATGCCTCTTTGTGGCACCAAATTGCAGCTCTGGGTCTGGGTTGCGTTGCAAAGGAGATACGAGAACTACGACAGGCCCAGGAGAGACTCATGAGAAGCTGTTTCAATGGACAGGTGCAGCTTCGCTCTTCCATGCAGATTAAAAACAAGAATCTCCGCCCTTGGCAGCCAAGAGGAACAGTTGACATTATGGGGTATGACCTTCCAGGAAATATCAGTCATGGGTTGTCAAGCCATGCCCAGGAACTCTGCCTCAAGCTTGTCATTCCTGAGATCCGGTATTCAAGGTTGCTCCTACATTCCCAATCAATGCGCTACTATCACAGACACCAACTCCGGACCACACAACAAACAGCAACTGTGCAAAAAGTTAGGTCTTTGCAAGTGAAACACGTTGAACTGCCCCCTGACCCCACTGCTCCTACAGCACAAAAAGGgtccaccccccaaaaaatgcaTGATGAAACGCAAAGTCGGAACCCAAATTTAACGACTTAA
- the LOC137590566 gene encoding galactose-3-O-sulfotransferase 3-like isoform X2, protein MIQKKIFLLIIVITTVSVLVHHGNLVSWTMDAFYFGCSSFPSHPVLDQKPKHTNVAFLKTHKTASSTMQNLFFRFAERHNLTVALPIQSCSHQFCYPNSFNTHFVHPHTIPPNIIASHMRFNIKELRRLMPNDTIYITILREPSFMFESAFNYYFNYCHSFRRVPNRSLEAFLADPWRYYQPDEKDSMIARNNLAFDFGKDKDHPATDVKFVQDYLAEVEQTFSLVMIADYFDESLVVLRHLLSWDLDDILYLKLNMRKEDSKQKLTPDLVSKIRAWNALDTYLYDYFNASLWHQIAALGLGCVAKEIRELRQAQERLMRSCFNGQVQLRSSMQIKNKNLRPWQPRGTVDIMGYDLPGNISHGLSSHAQELCLKLVIPEIRYSRLLLHSQSMRYYHRHQLRTTQQTATVQKVRSLQVKHVELPPDPTAPTAQKGSTPQKMHDETQSRNPNLTT, encoded by the exons ATGATTCAGAAGAAGATATTCCTGCTGATTATTGTCATCACTACTGTCAGTGTCCTGGTTCACCACGGGAATCTTGTGAGTTG GACCATGGATGCTTTCTATTTTGGTtgttcttcctttccttcccaCCCTGTCCTGGACCAGAAACCGAAGCACACCAATGTTGCCTTCCTCAAGACACACAAAACGGCCAGCAGCACCATGCAGAACCTCTTTTTCCGTTTTGCAGAACGCCACAACCTGACGGTGGCGTTGCCAATCCAGTCCTGTAGTCACCAGTTCTGCTACCCCAACTCCTTCAACACTCACTTCGTCCACCCGCACACGATACCGCCGAATATCATCGCTAGTCATATGCGCTTCAACATAAAGGAGCTGCGGCGTCTGATGCCCAACGACACCATTTATATCACCATCCTGAGAGAACCCAGCTTCATGTTTGAGTCCGCATTCAATTACTACTTTAACTACTGTCATAGCTTCAGGAGGGTCCCCAATCGTTCCCTGGAGGCTTTCCTAGCAGACCCCTGGCGCTACTACCAACCCGATGAGAAAGACTCTATGATCGCACGCAACAACCTGGCGTTCGACTTCGGCAAAGACAAGGATCACCCAGCAACAGATGTTAAGTTCGTACAAGACTATCTTGCAGAGGTGGAGCAGACCTTCTCCTTGGTGATGATTGCTGATTACTTTGACGAGTCGCTGGTTGTCCTTCGCCATCTCCTCTCCTGGGATCTGGACGACATTCTTTATCTTAAGCTCAACATGCGGAAGGAAGATTCTAAGCAGAAGCTGACCCCGGATCTTGTTTCAAAGATCCGTGCCTGGAATGCTTTAGACACGTATCTTTATGACTACTTCAATGCCTCTTTGTGGCACCAAATTGCAGCTCTGGGTCTGGGTTGCGTTGCAAAGGAGATACGAGAACTACGACAGGCCCAGGAGAGACTCATGAGAAGCTGTTTCAATGGACAGGTGCAGCTTCGCTCTTCCATGCAGATTAAAAACAAGAATCTCCGCCCTTGGCAGCCAAGAGGAACAGTTGACATTATGGGGTATGACCTTCCAGGAAATATCAGTCATGGGTTGTCAAGCCATGCCCAGGAACTCTGCCTCAAGCTTGTCATTCCTGAGATCCGGTATTCAAGGTTGCTCCTACATTCCCAATCAATGCGCTACTATCACAGACACCAACTCCGGACCACACAACAAACAGCAACTGTGCAAAAAGTTAGGTCTTTGCAAGTGAAACACGTTGAACTGCCCCCTGACCCCACTGCTCCTACAGCACAAAAAGGgtccaccccccaaaaaatgcaTGATGAAACGCAAAGTCGGAACCCAAATTTAACGACTTAA